From Bombyx mori chromosome 10, ASM3026992v2, a single genomic window includes:
- the LOC101739204 gene encoding uncharacterized protein LOC101739204 → MGTKQLNVIQRGIAQKLCKAYRTVSLNSALLMAGIFPLDLRVREAASLYEAKKGVCQSWLGDREIERMSSAMNAPHPAEQLSLEFGNLVDEEQYNTLNHLDVRIFTDGSKIEGRVGAALSIWDGEAEIWSHKLALAPYCTVYQAELLALNYAVKEAQLRNGSTFGVFSDSKAAFLTVTNHGSLHPLAVDTRNMLKQCTLQNKTVALYWIKSHAGLEGNERADQLAKEAALLSKMTDRQNITTCVPFHTSSELSGVVRLTNGTCDTGIVTEHQLPSYFFRMQ, encoded by the coding sequence ACAAAACAACTTAATGTCATCCAAAGGGGCATCGCTCAAAAACTTTGTAAGGCATATCGCACGGTCTCCCTGAACTCGGCACTGTTAATGGCTGGGATATTCCCTTTGGATCTCCGAGTTCGAGAGGCAGCCTCTCTATATGAGGCCAAGAAGGGAGTATGCCAGTCATGGCTTGGGGACAGGGAGATCGAGCGAATGTCATCAGCAATGAACGCCCCTCATCCCGCAGAGCAACTGAGTCTGGAGTTTGGCAATCTGGTAGACGAGGAACAATATAACACCCTCAACCACCTTGATGTGAGAATCTTCACGGATGGGAGCAAGATTGAGGGCCGAGTTGGGGCCGCTTTATCCATTTGGGATGGTGAGGCCGAAATATGGTCCCACAAGCTTGCTCTCGCACCCTATTGCACCGTTTATCAGGCCGAACTTTTGGCTCTAAATTATGCAGTCAAAGAAGCCCAGCTCCGAAACGGGTCTACTTTTGGAGTCTTTAGCGACAGCAAAGCGGCATTCCTCACAGTCACTAATCACGGTTCCCTCCATCCACTAGCCGTAGACACCAGAAACATGCTGAAACAATGCACATTGCAAAATAAGACCGTTGCCCTATATTGGATAAAATCACACGCGGGGTTGGAGGGAAACGAGCGAGCAGATCAACTTGCTAAGGAAGCCGCTCTGCTGTCGAAAATGACAGACAGGCAGAACATTACGACCTGTGTCCCGTTTCATACGTCAAGCGAATTATCCGGGGTGGTTCGCTTGACGAATGGAACATGCGATACCGGGATAGTGACAGAGCACCAGTTACCAAGCTATTTTTTCCGGATGCAGTAG